A stretch of Cucumis sativus cultivar 9930 chromosome 2, Cucumber_9930_V3, whole genome shotgun sequence DNA encodes these proteins:
- the NRT1.3 gene encoding protein NRT1/ PTR FAMILY 6.4 codes for MVLVSKHGSGGEEDDAAVDFWGNPVDKSKTGGWLAAGLILGTELSERICVMGISMNLVTYLVGDLHLTSAKSATIVTNFLGALNLLGLLGGFLADAKLGRYLTVAIFASITAVGVILLTLATTIPGMRPPHCDDSTRQLHQCIEANGGQLAMLYAALYTIALGGGGIKSNVSGFGSDQFDTNDPKGEKAMIFFFNRFYFAISIGSLFAVIVLVYVQDKVGRGWGYGISGGTMAVAVIVLLCGTTFYRFKKPRGSPLTVIWRVVLLAWKKRSLPHPAHPSFLNDYQNAKVPYTYRFKCLDKAAILDEYATTGPNNPWIVSTVTEVEEVKMVFKLIPIWSTGILFWTIYSQMTTFTVEQASFMERKVGSFEIPPGSMSAFLFIAILLVTSLNEKLFIPIARKLTHNVQGLTSLQRIGIGLVFSIFGMVAAGAVEKERKASAVGQSTRISAFWLIPQFFLVGAGEAFTYVGQLEFFIREAPEQMKSMSTGLFLSTLSMGFFVSSLLVTIVDKVTNKQWLRSNLNKGHLSYFYWLLAVLGLLNFFFFILLARKHQYKDQHYVSSKDNNEELKISNDMVALEMEGPISKKAAET; via the exons atg GTTCTGGTATCAAAACATGGAAgtggaggagaagaagatgatgcaGCAGTAGATTTTTGGGGAAACCCAGTTGACAAATCAAAAACAGGAGGATGGCTTGCAGCTGGGCTCATTTTAG GAACTGAACTCTCTGAAAGGATATGTGTGATGGGAATATCAATGAACTTAGTGACATATCTAGTTGGGGATTTGCATCTTACGTCAGCCAAATCTGCAACTATAGTCACTAATTTTCTTGGTGCTCTTAATCTTCTTGGGCTTCTTGGTGGCTTCTTAGCAGATGCCAAGCTTGGAAGGTACCTCACTGTTGCTATCTTTGCTTCCATTACTGCTGTG GGTGTTATTTTGTTAACATTGGCCACAACAATCCCTGGCATGAGACCTCCTCACTGTGATGACTCTACAAGGCAACTTCATCAATGCATTGAAGCTAATGGTGGGCAACTGGCCATGCTCTATGCTGCACTATATACTATAGCACTCGGTGGAGGGGGgataaaatcaaatgtttcaGGATTCGGGTCAGATCAATTTGACACTAATGATCCGAAGGGGGAGAAGGCTATGATATTCTTCTTCAATAGGTTCTACTTTGCGATAAGTATCGGGTCGTTGTTTGCTGTCATTGTGTTGGTTTATGTACAAGACAAAGTGGGGAGAGGTTGGGGATATGGAATCTCAGGAGGGACCATGGCGGTTGCTGTAATTGTACTGCTTTGTGGGACAACCTTTTACAGGTTTAAAAAGCCAAGAGGAAGCCCTCTCACAGTGATATGGAGAGTGGTTCTTTTGGCTTGGAAGAAGAGAAGTCTGCCTCACCCAGCTCATCCCAGCTTCTTAAATGACTACCAAAATGCCAAGGTTCCCTACACCTACAGGTTCAA ATGTCTTGACAAGGCTGCAATTCTAGACGAGTATGCTACCACTGGTCCAAACAATCCATGGATAGTCTCAACAGTGACTGAAGTTGAAGAAGTGAAAATGGTGTTCAAGCTCATACCCATTTGGTCCACTGGCATCCTCTTTTGGACGATCTACTCTCAAATGACTACATTCACAGTAGAGCAAGCATCatttatggaaagaaaagTTGGCAGTTTCGAGATTCCTCCTGGATCTATGTCAGCCTTTCTATTCATTGCCATCCTGCTCGTCACTTCCTTGAATGAGAAACTATTCATACCAATTGCTCGGAAGCTGACTCACAACGTACAAGGTCTCACAAGCCTTCAGAGAATTGGGATTGGACttgttttctcaatttttgGCATGGTGGCTGCTGGGGCTgttgagaaagagagaaaggcATCTGCTGTGGGACAAAGTACTCGTATAAGTGCTTTCTGGTTGATACCTCAGTTCTTCTTGGTCGGTGCTGGAGAAGCATTTACATATGTTGGACAACTCGAGTTTTTCATCAGAGAAGCACCGGAACAAATGAAATCAATGAGTACGGGACTTTTTCTTAGCACTCTATCCATGGGATTTTTTGTTAGTAGTTTGTTGGTAACAATTGTAGATAAAGTAACCAACAAGCAATGGCTGAGAAGTAATCTCAACAAGGGGCACTTGAGCTACTTCTATTGGCTACTCGCAGTGTTGGGCCTGCtaaacttcttcttctttattcttcTTGCCCGAAAACATCAGTACAAAGACCAGCATTATGTCAGCTCCAAAGACAATAACGAGGAGCTCAAGATTTCAAATGACATGGTCGCACTTGAAATGGAAGGACCAATAAGCAAGAAAGCAGCAGAAACTTAA
- the LOC101219925 gene encoding uncharacterized protein LOC101219925: MNAFKAFKASVPIAWSTNLYITLVRGMPGTRRLHRRTLEALRLRKCNRTVMRWNTPTVRGMIQQVKRLVVVETEEMYKARKQKMEQHRALRPPLVINHLPAPSSASAS, translated from the exons ATGAATGCCTTCAAGGCTTTCAAAGCCAGTGTCCCAATTGCATGGAGTACTAATCTTTATATCACATTAGTAAGAGGCATGCCAGGAACAAGGAGACTTCACAGACGTACATTAGAGGCATTGCGGCTCCGAAAATGTAACCGAACTGTCATGCGCTGGAACACTCCTACTGTTAGAGGAATGATTCAACAG GTAAAGCGATTAGTAGTGGTTGAAACAGAAGAAATGTATAAAGCTCGTAAACAGAAGATGGAACAGCACAGGGCGCTACGACCGCCATTAGTTATAAATCACCTTCCGGCACCAAGTTCTGCTTCTGCCTCTTGA